Proteins encoded by one window of Bacillus sp. DTU_2020_1000418_1_SI_GHA_SEK_038:
- a CDS encoding flotillin family protein, which produces MLTIWIVIGIVAFLLIALLGVFITKYRTAGPDEALIVTGSYLGSKNVHVDESGNKIKIIRGGGTFVLPVFQQAEPLSLLSSKLEVSTPEVYTEQGVPVMADGTAIIKIGGSIGEIATAAEQFLGKSKEDRENEAKEVLEGHLRSILGSMTVEEIYKNRDKFSQEVQRVASQDLAKMGLIIVSFTIKDVRDKNGYLDSLGKPRIAQVKRDADIATAEAEKETRIKRAEADKDAQRAELERATEIAEAEKENQMKMAEYRREQDIAKARADQAYDLETARAKQEVTEQEMQIKIIERQKQIELEEKEILRRERQYDSEVKKKADADRYAVEQAAEANKKKQMAEADANKYLIEAQARAEAERVRVDGLAKAESQRAQGEAEAEIIRLKGLAEAEAKRKIAEAFEQYGQAAIMDMVLEMLPEYAKQVATPLSNIDKITVVDTGSDGKNGGANKITGYATNLMSTMQESLKASSGIDVKELIENFSGKGNIRQSINELTNELASKNDYEAKDE; this is translated from the coding sequence ATGCTCACTATTTGGATTGTAATTGGAATTGTTGCTTTTTTATTAATTGCATTATTAGGGGTCTTCATTACCAAATATAGAACAGCTGGACCTGATGAGGCATTGATTGTAACGGGGAGCTATCTCGGCAGTAAAAATGTACATGTTGATGAATCAGGAAATAAGATAAAAATCATCCGCGGCGGTGGTACATTTGTGCTGCCAGTGTTCCAACAGGCTGAACCACTAAGCTTACTTTCAAGCAAGCTAGAGGTATCTACTCCTGAAGTATACACAGAACAGGGTGTACCTGTTATGGCGGATGGTACAGCGATTATTAAAATTGGCGGCTCAATTGGAGAGATTGCAACGGCAGCAGAACAATTTCTTGGAAAATCAAAGGAAGATCGAGAAAATGAAGCAAAAGAGGTTCTTGAGGGACATCTGAGATCGATTCTTGGTTCCATGACTGTTGAAGAAATCTATAAAAATCGCGATAAGTTTTCCCAGGAGGTACAGAGGGTCGCATCTCAGGACCTTGCGAAAATGGGATTAATCATCGTTTCATTTACAATTAAAGATGTCCGTGATAAGAACGGTTATTTAGATTCTTTAGGAAAGCCAAGAATTGCTCAAGTGAAGCGCGATGCAGATATTGCAACAGCAGAGGCTGAGAAGGAAACGAGGATTAAACGTGCAGAGGCCGATAAGGACGCACAAAGGGCTGAGCTTGAAAGAGCAACAGAAATTGCCGAGGCTGAAAAAGAAAATCAGATGAAAATGGCTGAATACCGGAGGGAGCAGGATATTGCAAAAGCGCGGGCTGACCAAGCCTATGATTTAGAGACTGCTCGTGCAAAGCAAGAGGTAACAGAGCAGGAAATGCAAATTAAGATTATTGAACGTCAGAAACAAATTGAATTAGAAGAAAAAGAAATATTAAGAAGAGAACGTCAATATGATTCCGAAGTAAAGAAAAAGGCAGATGCAGACCGGTATGCAGTTGAACAGGCCGCGGAAGCAAATAAGAAAAAGCAAATGGCTGAAGCAGATGCAAACAAATACTTAATTGAAGCTCAGGCACGGGCTGAAGCAGAAAGGGTTCGTGTGGACGGATTGGCAAAAGCAGAATCTCAGCGGGCACAAGGTGAGGCAGAAGCAGAAATTATTCGACTGAAGGGTCTTGCAGAAGCAGAAGCGAAAAGGAAAATTGCCGAAGCATTTGAGCAATACGGCCAAGCAGCTATTATGGATATGGTATTGGAAATGCTTCCAGAATATGCGAAGCAAGTGGCAACCCCGCTTTCCAATATTGATAAAATAACAGTTGTTGATACAGGCAGTGATGGAAAAAATGGCGGTGCCAATAAAATCACAGGCTATGCAACGAATTTAATGTCCACGATGCAAGAGAGTCTTAAGGCATCCTCAGGTATTGATGTAAAAGAGCTGATTGAGAACTTTTCCGGAAAGGGAAATATCCGTCAAAGCATAAATGAGCTAACGAATGAGTTGGCAAGCAAGAATGACTATGAAGCAAAAGATGAATGA
- a CDS encoding YjcZ family sporulation protein gives MWYGGYGHGGCGYGGYGGGFALIVVLFILLIIVGAACFRF, from the coding sequence ATGTGGTACGGCGGCTATGGTCATGGCGGCTGTGGATATGGCGGATATGGTGGCGGTTTTGCATTAATCGTTGTCCTATTTATCCTGCTTATCATCGTAGGCGCAGCTTGCTTTAGATTTTAA
- a CDS encoding metal-dependent hydrolase produces the protein MDSVTHTLFGLALYGTVNKKDLDKNHKRAYLVTAVGASLIPDIDVISRFWDTEGLYQMWHRGITHSVFLTPIWALLFSLICLAIFKIKDMKLFLLGWLAVFIHDTSDLFNAWGTGYLEPFSTQRITFGTIPIVDLVFWGILGIAFILSRKEKTKSPYYFKLAWAFIALHLIVQTAQGYIIYNQYDDQYDQVALSAGFVPWTFSVITMKDDQVTIFQDNLWQDRKVQYVLESAAEADLDKLFAERPEAKTLYEWSPFVVLVNDQERLGLYDPRFYRNGQSFLFEYIDKNK, from the coding sequence TTGGATTCGGTTACTCACACCTTATTCGGTCTCGCCCTTTACGGGACTGTTAATAAAAAAGATTTGGATAAAAACCATAAAAGAGCCTATCTTGTGACTGCTGTTGGTGCAAGTCTAATTCCCGATATTGATGTTATTTCCCGGTTTTGGGATACAGAGGGCCTTTATCAAATGTGGCATAGGGGGATTACTCACTCGGTTTTCTTAACACCTATTTGGGCCCTGCTTTTTTCACTCATTTGTTTAGCCATTTTTAAGATTAAAGATATGAAGTTATTCCTGCTTGGATGGCTTGCAGTTTTCATACATGATACGAGCGACCTTTTTAATGCTTGGGGAACTGGCTATTTAGAACCTTTTTCCACTCAAAGGATTACATTTGGGACGATCCCTATCGTAGATTTAGTATTTTGGGGAATTTTAGGGATAGCTTTTATTTTATCAAGAAAAGAGAAAACAAAGTCTCCTTATTATTTTAAGCTTGCATGGGCATTTATTGCCTTACATCTTATCGTTCAAACGGCTCAAGGGTATATAATTTACAATCAGTATGACGATCAGTATGATCAAGTGGCTCTTTCCGCCGGTTTTGTTCCTTGGACCTTTTCTGTCATTACGATGAAAGATGATCAGGTTACTATTTTTCAAGACAATCTTTGGCAGGACCGAAAAGTTCAATATGTCCTTGAATCAGCAGCCGAAGCTGATTTAGACAAATTGTTTGCTGAGCGCCCAGAAGCAAAAACACTTTATGAGTGGTCACCATTCGTTGTACTCGTAAACGATCAGGAGCGTCTCGGCTTATATGATCCGCGATTTTATCGTAATGGGCAATCATTTTTATTTGAATATATTGATAAAAACAAATAA
- a CDS encoding DUF5667 domain-containing protein yields MKFLSTKEINKIAKGTLAVVLAGTFTLTASLASAAENTENPENYQTVVLDNQTTENNVQTENKEIDAGTNNQESTIDVVSAEKPSLVPGSFFYFAKIALEKIKLALTFDDEKEAKLLATFAAERLAEAEALFAQKKEAEAMKVIEEAIENLSKAEDQVNKEQEDPTSEESAEEDTEKVEQTEEDKTDAEEVAANDEVAVDIDVEEKPVDELEEIMSQNIIALKAALEKVKNPVAKAALQKNIDKSYEKLAKKIEKLNKKYGIDIESEANSEEEVANDQESKDETTAAETDKTAKEDVNKDNAEAIIPENTNQAEVINKKQEEKTKKAEERAEAKKAHDLKKQQEKQARELAKAEEKQKREAAKQEAKQAREDAKEKREELKKARKQAQEAKHDQKHSHKKDHENKGNGKND; encoded by the coding sequence ATGAAATTTTTATCAACTAAGGAAATCAACAAAATAGCAAAAGGAACATTAGCAGTAGTTTTGGCGGGAACATTCACATTAACTGCCTCACTAGCATCTGCAGCCGAAAATACAGAGAACCCAGAAAATTATCAAACGGTAGTTTTGGATAATCAAACAACTGAAAACAATGTCCAAACTGAAAATAAAGAAATTGATGCAGGAACGAATAATCAAGAAAGTACAATAGATGTAGTCAGTGCTGAAAAGCCATCTCTAGTCCCTGGAAGCTTTTTCTATTTCGCAAAAATTGCCTTAGAAAAAATCAAATTAGCCCTTACCTTTGACGATGAAAAGGAAGCTAAATTACTTGCCACTTTTGCAGCAGAGCGCCTTGCTGAAGCTGAAGCACTTTTTGCACAGAAAAAAGAAGCTGAGGCAATGAAAGTAATTGAAGAAGCAATAGAAAATTTATCAAAAGCTGAAGATCAAGTGAACAAAGAGCAAGAAGACCCTACGAGCGAAGAGTCTGCTGAAGAGGATACTGAAAAAGTAGAACAGACGGAAGAAGATAAGACCGATGCTGAAGAAGTGGCTGCAAATGATGAAGTGGCGGTTGATATAGATGTAGAAGAAAAGCCAGTCGATGAATTGGAAGAAATAATGTCACAAAACATTATTGCTTTAAAAGCGGCATTGGAAAAGGTGAAAAATCCAGTTGCAAAGGCTGCACTGCAAAAAAATATTGATAAAAGCTATGAAAAACTAGCGAAAAAGATTGAGAAACTAAATAAAAAATATGGAATAGATATTGAGTCAGAGGCTAATTCAGAAGAAGAAGTGGCAAATGACCAAGAAAGCAAGGATGAGACTACAGCTGCAGAAACAGATAAAACCGCCAAAGAAGATGTAAACAAGGATAATGCTGAAGCTATTATCCCTGAGAATACTAATCAAGCTGAAGTGATCAATAAGAAGCAAGAGGAAAAAACAAAGAAAGCTGAGGAACGTGCTGAGGCGAAAAAAGCACATGATTTAAAGAAGCAGCAAGAAAAACAAGCACGTGAATTAGCAAAAGCAGAAGAAAAACAAAAACGTGAAGCTGCTAAACAAGAAGCAAAGCAAGCCCGCGAGGATGCAAAGGAAAAACGTGAAGAATTAAAAAAAGCCAGAAAACAAGCTCAAGAAGCCAAGCATGATCAAAAACACTCACATAAAAAGGATCATGAAAATAAAGGAAATGGGAAAAATGACTAA
- a CDS encoding YjcZ family sporulation protein, with product MSDGCVHGGGFALLVVLFILLIIIGASWGFGGYGYY from the coding sequence ATGTCAGATGGATGCGTACACGGCGGAGGCTTCGCTCTTCTTGTTGTTTTGTTTATCCTGTTAATCATTATAGGAGCTTCATGGGGTTTCGGAGGGTATGGGTACTATTAA
- a CDS encoding cell wall hydrolase has protein sequence MKKLAAAMLAGLMMLSFQFIQSKNTHVNAETLDHVDIYTVQKGDSLFKIGLKYGVSELEIKEINYLKSKKIHPGQKLILPETISKAEKDLLARLVHAEAKGEPHEGKVAVALVVLNRVEDDRFPDKIKDVIYQKRQFQPVDNGSINEPSGEDSKKAMMEALALQGQGNESIFFFNPDKTNSKWLRTKTVTTVIGNHRFAK, from the coding sequence ATGAAGAAGCTTGCAGCAGCTATGCTTGCAGGACTCATGATGCTCTCATTCCAGTTTATCCAATCTAAGAATACACATGTCAATGCTGAAACATTGGATCATGTAGATATATATACTGTTCAGAAAGGCGATTCCCTTTTTAAAATTGGATTGAAATACGGAGTATCTGAGCTAGAGATAAAAGAAATAAATTATTTAAAGTCGAAAAAGATTCATCCAGGTCAAAAGCTTATCTTACCAGAAACAATTTCTAAGGCTGAAAAAGACCTCCTTGCAAGGCTTGTACATGCAGAGGCTAAAGGAGAGCCGCATGAGGGAAAGGTAGCCGTTGCATTAGTCGTATTGAATCGGGTAGAAGATGACCGATTCCCGGATAAGATTAAAGATGTTATTTATCAAAAAAGACAATTCCAACCAGTTGATAATGGATCGATTAATGAGCCTTCTGGTGAAGATTCTAAAAAAGCTATGATGGAAGCTTTAGCTCTCCAGGGGCAAGGAAATGAGTCAATATTTTTCTTTAATCCCGATAAAACAAATAGTAAATGGTTAAGAACAAAAACGGTGACAACCGTAATAGGCAATCACAGATTTGCGAAGTAA
- a CDS encoding anti-sigma factor domain-containing protein: MKKGIIMEINERFLTLLTPEGEFLRAAKLNRQYEIGQEIDFYPLSIDKTTNRTLFSIFSSFKAKAVIAAALVIMLVCSSVFSLSGNNEVYAYMSIDINPSIELAINDKFQVIEIKPYNEEGEQIVKHIHDWKKKNIQVITGQIIEEIKDQGYAKDNYEIVIATVNTKKENKALESKWNEEITEIKENIQKEKLEVKVMDASPNDRKEAKEKGLSIGSYKETQLKKKTEHQPGSNKPDKQDNKKSDQSRNPNNKETNNNPKSEHSTIPPGQLKKEPASNRNNGSEQSNKIKFEKTTPPGQEKKGERENKPNGNKQENEKKNNNNGKQLEKNKQKNKDENPSYQRGNGKEAHSKLNDREDNKEKSKSANENRKDKDKWHQDKDKKDRDND; encoded by the coding sequence GTGAAAAAAGGAATAATAATGGAAATAAATGAACGTTTTTTAACGCTATTAACCCCAGAAGGTGAATTTCTGCGTGCGGCAAAACTTAATAGACAATACGAAATAGGTCAAGAAATCGATTTTTATCCACTAAGTATCGATAAAACTACTAATCGGACACTATTTTCCATATTTTCAAGCTTTAAAGCTAAAGCCGTTATCGCAGCAGCTTTAGTAATCATGCTAGTATGTTCTTCTGTTTTTTCTTTAAGTGGAAATAATGAGGTCTATGCCTATATGTCTATCGATATTAATCCAAGTATTGAACTAGCGATTAATGATAAGTTTCAAGTAATTGAAATAAAGCCTTACAATGAAGAAGGGGAACAAATAGTTAAACACATTCATGATTGGAAGAAAAAAAATATTCAGGTTATTACGGGTCAGATAATAGAGGAAATTAAAGATCAAGGGTATGCAAAAGATAATTATGAAATCGTTATTGCTACAGTAAATACAAAGAAAGAAAATAAAGCACTTGAATCAAAGTGGAATGAAGAAATAACTGAAATTAAAGAGAATATTCAAAAAGAAAAGCTAGAAGTAAAGGTTATGGATGCATCTCCTAATGATAGAAAAGAAGCGAAAGAAAAAGGTCTTTCCATTGGATCATATAAAGAAACTCAATTGAAAAAGAAAACTGAACATCAACCTGGTTCAAATAAACCAGATAAGCAAGATAACAAGAAATCAGATCAATCTCGAAATCCTAACAATAAAGAGACTAATAATAATCCGAAAAGTGAACATTCCACTATTCCACCTGGACAGCTAAAAAAAGAGCCTGCGTCAAATCGAAATAACGGATCTGAACAATCAAACAAAATTAAATTTGAAAAAACAACTCCTCCTGGGCAGGAAAAAAAAGGGGAACGTGAAAACAAACCCAACGGCAACAAACAGGAGAATGAAAAAAAAAATAATAATAATGGGAAGCAATTAGAAAAAAATAAACAGAAAAACAAGGATGAGAATCCTTCCTATCAAAGAGGGAATGGAAAAGAAGCTCATTCAAAATTGAATGATCGTGAAGATAATAAAGAAAAATCTAAATCAGCCAATGAAAACAGAAAAGACAAGGATAAGTGGCATCAGGACAAGGATAAAAAGGATCGTGACAATGATTAA
- the nhaC gene encoding Na+/H+ antiporter NhaC: protein MDHIQQSITLKPLEAFFITVIILGGISSAIIFAGVVPHIPIVLAIMFLIGFGLFKKISMRDLEDGLTSGAKSGLGAVFIFFFIGMLISSWMASGTIPTFIYLALEVVNGKFFYAIAFAVSSIIGLSIGSSLTTAATIGVAFMSVSSALGLSEALTAGAVISGAFFGDKMSPLSDTTNLASMIVKVDLFDHIKNMAWTTVPAFLISFVLFAVLSPEEAVSNFSQIGLLKETLVDQGFVHWYSLAPFLILSFLAIKKVSALATLSASILSALFISFFVQKGFSLKEMMNLLFFGFQSDSGVKEVDSLLTRGGMESMMFSISLVLLALSMGGLFFKLGILPALLQGIKDCLNRVPTLIASTAGTAIGINFLLGEQYLSILLTGNAYQKAYEKAGLHPKNLSRALEDAGTVINPLVPWGVCGVFLTGVLGVDTISYLPFTFFCLLSPLLTVFYGITGFTIAKK, encoded by the coding sequence ATGGACCACATACAACAATCAATAACTCTTAAGCCTTTGGAGGCCTTTTTCATTACAGTAATTATTTTAGGCGGAATCAGCAGTGCAATTATTTTTGCTGGAGTAGTCCCTCACATACCGATTGTTTTGGCTATTATGTTCCTAATTGGCTTTGGACTTTTTAAGAAAATAAGCATGAGAGATTTAGAGGATGGCCTTACAAGTGGTGCAAAATCCGGTCTTGGGGCTGTTTTTATTTTTTTCTTTATTGGCATGTTGATTAGCAGCTGGATGGCAAGCGGAACGATTCCGACTTTTATATATTTAGCATTAGAAGTTGTGAACGGGAAGTTTTTCTACGCCATAGCTTTTGCCGTGTCCTCTATTATTGGGCTGAGTATCGGCAGTTCATTAACGACAGCAGCAACAATTGGCGTTGCATTTATGAGCGTTTCTTCTGCCCTAGGCTTATCAGAAGCATTAACGGCTGGAGCGGTTATCTCAGGTGCCTTCTTTGGAGATAAGATGTCCCCGCTTTCAGATACAACGAATCTGGCTTCGATGATTGTAAAGGTGGATTTATTTGATCATATTAAAAATATGGCTTGGACAACTGTTCCTGCATTTCTCATTTCATTCGTCCTATTTGCTGTTTTATCTCCTGAGGAGGCAGTTTCGAATTTTTCTCAAATCGGCTTATTAAAGGAGACATTAGTTGATCAGGGATTTGTTCATTGGTATTCCCTTGCTCCTTTTTTAATATTGAGTTTTTTAGCGATAAAAAAGGTTTCAGCCCTTGCGACATTATCTGCAAGTATTTTATCGGCATTATTCATCAGTTTCTTTGTCCAAAAAGGATTTAGCTTAAAAGAAATGATGAATCTTTTGTTTTTTGGATTTCAATCTGATAGTGGTGTAAAGGAAGTGGACTCCCTGTTAACAAGGGGAGGAATGGAAAGTATGATGTTTTCCATTTCACTAGTTTTGTTGGCTCTCTCGATGGGAGGTCTCTTTTTTAAATTAGGAATATTACCAGCATTATTACAGGGAATAAAAGACTGCTTAAATCGTGTTCCAACTTTAATTGCTTCAACCGCCGGTACAGCTATAGGCATTAATTTTCTTCTTGGAGAACAATATCTTTCTATTCTCCTCACTGGAAATGCTTATCAAAAGGCATATGAAAAGGCAGGATTACATCCAAAAAATCTTTCAAGGGCGCTGGAGGATGCCGGAACAGTTATTAATCCGCTCGTCCCATGGGGAGTTTGTGGTGTGTTTTTAACCGGTGTTTTAGGAGTTGACACGATTAGCTATTTACCGTTTACCTTCTTTTGCCTTTTATCTCCATTATTAACTGTTTTTTATGGTATCACAGGCTTTACCATTGCGAAAAAGTGA
- a CDS encoding alpha/beta-type small acid-soluble spore protein: MANSSNKLLVPGIEQYLDQVKYEIAQEFGVQLGSDTVSRANGSVGGEITKRLVKQAQARMSGNNI; the protein is encoded by the coding sequence TTGGCAAATAGCAGCAATAAACTACTAGTTCCCGGTATTGAACAATATTTAGATCAAGTTAAATATGAAATCGCACAAGAATTTGGCGTACAGCTAGGTTCTGATACTGTATCTCGCGCAAATGGTTCAGTAGGCGGAGAAATTACAAAAAGATTAGTGAAGCAAGCACAGGCGCGCATGTCTGGAAATAATATTTAG
- a CDS encoding RNA polymerase sigma factor, producing MKRNSAEHFEQIYTEYSDKIYGYIFLLVNNKEIAEDLTQEAFIKAFRSLNQFNGESHMFTWLFRIARNVTIDFLRKKRLYQFFSIDKYQFESEKQSPLEIVLKGENITILYEAIRKLKISYQEVIILRKIKEFSIKETAEILNWNENKVKITTSRAMAALKKELLKRRVSREEVI from the coding sequence ATGAAAAGAAATTCTGCAGAACATTTTGAACAAATATACACAGAATATAGTGATAAAATTTACGGCTATATATTTCTCCTAGTAAATAATAAAGAGATTGCTGAAGACTTGACTCAAGAAGCTTTTATCAAAGCATTTAGAAGTCTAAACCAATTCAATGGAGAGTCTCATATGTTTACTTGGTTATTTCGTATTGCCAGAAATGTGACGATCGATTTTTTACGAAAAAAGCGGTTGTATCAATTTTTTTCAATAGATAAATATCAATTCGAGTCTGAAAAGCAATCCCCGCTAGAAATTGTACTAAAAGGGGAGAATATTACAATTCTTTACGAGGCCATTCGAAAATTAAAGATTAGCTATCAGGAAGTGATTATTTTAAGAAAGATTAAAGAGTTTTCCATAAAGGAGACCGCTGAAATTTTAAATTGGAATGAAAATAAAGTTAAAATTACAACCTCTAGAGCAATGGCAGCGTTAAAAAAAGAATTACTAAAACGGAGGGTTAGCCGTGAGGAAGTTATCTGA
- the sigI gene encoding RNA polymerase sigma factor SigI translates to MLGLLFMAKKRKKTIEETVHLIQQGDTVLQDELINSYKPFIAKTVSSVCKRYIYDSDDEFSIGLIAFNEAIQKYSPEKGSSLISFSEVLIKRRVIDYIRTQSKHQVLKLDYSASDREDDQTGAAIENELSINDYNRKTDEEARREEIIHFNEVLNRFELSFNDLIQQSPKHADARKNAMKVAQLIADNNELKHILLEKKRLPIKQLENIVSISRKTIERNRKYIIAMSLILIGDYVYLRDYIKGVLET, encoded by the coding sequence TTGCTAGGTTTGTTGTTCATGGCAAAAAAGCGAAAAAAAACAATAGAAGAGACTGTTCATTTAATACAGCAAGGCGATACAGTCCTGCAAGATGAACTAATAAATTCATATAAACCATTTATTGCTAAAACGGTATCATCAGTTTGTAAAAGATATATATATGACTCAGATGATGAATTCAGTATTGGTCTAATAGCTTTTAATGAAGCAATACAAAAATACTCACCTGAAAAAGGGAGTTCATTAATAAGTTTTTCAGAGGTCTTAATTAAGAGAAGGGTTATTGATTATATTCGTACTCAGTCGAAGCATCAAGTTTTGAAACTTGATTATAGTGCAAGTGATAGAGAGGATGATCAGACTGGAGCTGCGATTGAAAATGAGCTGTCAATAAACGATTACAATAGGAAAACAGATGAAGAAGCAAGAAGAGAAGAAATTATTCACTTTAATGAAGTCCTTAATAGATTCGAGCTATCATTTAATGATTTAATTCAGCAATCCCCAAAGCATGCTGACGCAAGGAAAAATGCAATGAAGGTGGCACAATTAATTGCTGATAATAATGAACTAAAACATATATTACTTGAAAAGAAAAGATTGCCTATCAAACAGCTTGAAAACATTGTTTCTATTAGCAGAAAAACAATTGAGAGAAATAGAAAATACATAATTGCAATGTCACTTATTTTAATTGGTGATTATGTGTATTTAAGGGATTATATTAAAGGGGTGTTGGAAACGTGA
- a CDS encoding peptide chain release factor 3, whose product MVNKFNEEVLSRRTFAIISHPDAGKTTLTEKLLLFGGAIRDAGTVKGKKTGKYATSDWMEIEKQRGISVTSSVMQFDYKGARVNILDTPGHQDFSEDTYRTLTAVDSAVMIIDSAKGIEEQTLKLFKVCRMRGIPIFTFINKLDRQGRTPLELLAELEEVMGIQSYPMNWPIGMGKEFLGIYDRFNNRIEQFRVEEKERFLPLNEDGEIDGDHAIKASGLYEQTLEEVMLLNEAGNEFSVEKLAEGELTPVFFGSALTNFGVQTFLESYLQFAPPPQARKSTAGEIDPLSESFSGFIFKIQANMNPAHRDRIAFLRICSGRFERGMSVNIPRLGKQIKLAQSTQFMADDRSTVDVAVSGDIIGIYDPGTYQIGDTLTSGKDNFQFERLPQFTPELFVKVYAKNVMKQKHFHKGIQQLVQEGAIQLYKTVKTEDLLLGAVGQLQFEVFEHRMKNEYNTEVIMERVGSKIVRWVDGEDVNENLSSSRSLLVHDRFEKKVFLFENDFALRWFQEKNPEVKLYNPMDSEH is encoded by the coding sequence ATGGTAAATAAGTTTAACGAAGAAGTTTTATCACGCAGGACTTTTGCGATCATCTCCCACCCGGATGCAGGGAAAACGACCTTAACTGAGAAGCTCCTTTTATTTGGTGGCGCCATCAGAGATGCTGGGACGGTAAAAGGAAAGAAAACGGGAAAATATGCAACGAGTGACTGGATGGAAATAGAGAAGCAGAGGGGAATCTCTGTTACGTCCAGTGTGATGCAATTTGACTATAAGGGTGCGCGTGTCAATATCTTGGATACACCTGGGCATCAGGATTTTAGTGAAGATACGTATCGGACACTAACTGCTGTTGACAGTGCAGTGATGATCATTGATTCTGCAAAAGGAATAGAAGAGCAGACTTTAAAGCTTTTTAAAGTTTGCCGAATGAGAGGCATTCCTATTTTCACCTTTATTAATAAATTGGACCGCCAAGGAAGAACACCATTAGAGCTTCTAGCAGAGCTTGAAGAAGTAATGGGCATTCAATCATACCCGATGAATTGGCCGATTGGAATGGGAAAGGAATTCCTTGGAATTTATGATCGTTTTAATAATCGAATTGAGCAATTTCGTGTAGAGGAGAAGGAGCGATTTCTTCCATTGAATGAAGATGGGGAAATAGATGGTGATCATGCTATTAAAGCATCAGGCCTTTATGAGCAAACACTTGAAGAAGTAATGCTGTTAAATGAGGCTGGGAACGAGTTTTCGGTTGAAAAATTGGCAGAGGGGGAGCTTACCCCCGTTTTCTTTGGCAGTGCTTTAACGAATTTTGGTGTTCAGACTTTTTTAGAATCCTATTTGCAGTTCGCACCGCCTCCTCAAGCCCGAAAGTCAACTGCTGGTGAAATTGATCCCTTATCTGAAAGCTTTTCAGGCTTTATCTTTAAAATCCAAGCTAATATGAATCCAGCTCATCGGGATCGCATTGCTTTCCTTAGAATTTGTTCTGGCCGTTTTGAGCGCGGGATGTCTGTGAATATCCCTAGACTAGGCAAGCAAATAAAGCTGGCCCAGTCTACCCAATTCATGGCAGACGATCGAAGCACCGTTGATGTAGCTGTTAGCGGTGATATTATCGGTATATATGATCCTGGCACATATCAAATTGGTGATACGTTAACATCGGGAAAAGATAATTTCCAATTTGAACGGCTGCCGCAATTTACACCTGAGCTTTTCGTTAAGGTTTATGCGAAAAATGTGATGAAACAAAAGCATTTTCATAAAGGGATTCAGCAGTTAGTTCAGGAAGGTGCAATCCAGCTGTATAAAACCGTGAAAACCGAAGATTTACTTTTAGGAGCGGTTGGACAGCTTCAATTTGAAGTATTTGAGCACCGAATGAAAAATGAATATAATACAGAAGTGATTATGGAAAGAGTTGGATCGAAAATTGTTCGTTGGGTTGATGGTGAGGATGTGAATGAAAACCTTTCAAGTTCAAGAAGCCTTCTTGTCCATGACCGATTTGAAAAGAAAGTCTTCTTATTCGAAAATGATTTCGCACTTCGCTGGTTTCAAGAAAAAAATCCAGAAGTAAAATTGTATAATCCTATGGATTCAGAGCATTAA